A window of Babesia microti strain RI chromosome III, complete genome contains these coding sequences:
- a CDS encoding PES1, NOP7, pescadillo (overlaps_old_locusTagID:BBM_III02415) yields the protein MGLKKKKLTEGQTRLYITRGQAIKKLQISLKEFQRLCILKGVYPRDVARGGAFATKGVNRAHIKSNKLYYHIADITYLASGDLLNKLREMRIFVRKRKKLEHKKQLYDAKKMGDRKPVYPLKQIVKERHPTLTHAIQHLDDALTTLAAIAGITGIPGDEKARVPAVVVRKCFKIINDFYSLIVYLQALKCGFISIKGYYFQAKLLNIPVTWLIPHEFPQDLPREVDFKVMLTFVEYYQVLVTLVTEKMYSLCGLAYPPKQKFESLGFIGSEMERDMAVEPEVLPGKGIFAGLTFYIHREVPLIPIALALMGSGAHVGFQGQNSPFNEDYQGITHRVVDRPMKSLNSQPNTELVQPQYVFDSLNLQQLLPVRNYSPDAKLPPHISPFEEKENDDILEIDPLSKSMLPKKYRRLVSKVEHRQQRASASNDIKIG from the exons ATGGGCCTGAAGAAGAAGAAGTTAACGGAAGGGCAGACCCGGCTCTACATTACTAGAGGTCAAGCAATTAAAAAACTACAAATTTCGCTCAAGGAATTCCAAAGGCTATGTATATTAAAGGGTGTCTATCCAAGGGACGTGGCCAGAGGAGGGGCTTTTGCCACGAAGGGAGTCAATCGGGCGCATATAAAatctaacaaattgtacTATCACATCGCAGATATAACATATCTAGCTTCGGGGGATCTTTTGAACAAGTTGAGGGAGATGAGGATATTCGTTAGGAAGCGAAAGAAGCTGGAGCACAAAAAGCAGTTGTACGACGCCAAGAAGATGGGGGATAGGAAGCCAGTTTATCCCCTTAAACAGATCGTCAAGGAACGCCATCCCACTCTCACTCACGCGATACAACACTTAGACGATGCCCTCACGACACTCGCCGCCATTGCTGGTATTACGG GTATACCTGGAGATGAGAAAGCAAGGGTGCCAGCAGTAGTGGTGCGCAAATGTTTCAAGATAATCAACGACTTCTATTCTCTAATCGTATATCTTCAGGCTCTAAAATGCGGATTTATCTCAATCAAGGGTTACTACTTCCAAGCGAAGCTACTCAACATTCCAGTGACATGGCTAATTCCCCACGAATTCCCACAA GATTTGCCAAGGGAAGTAGATTTTAAAGTCATGCTAACCTTCGTGGAATACTACCAAGTGCTTGTTACCCTGGTGACTGAGAAGATGTATTCTTTGTGTGGATTAGCCTATCCGCCGaagcaaaaatttgaaagtttAGGTTTTATCGGCTCAGAAATGGAACGCGATATGGCCGTAGAGCCAGAGGTTCTTCCCGGTAAAGGCATCTTTGCAGGGCTAACTTTCTACATACACAG AGAAGTCCCACTAATACCTATTGCGTTGGCATTAATGGGATCTGGGGCTCATGTTGGATTTCAGGGTCAAAACTCGCCATTTAACGAGGATTACCAGGGCATAACCCACCGAGTTGTGGATCGGCCAATGAAAAGCTTAAACTCACAACCAAACACAGAGTTGGTGCAGCCACAATACGTATTTGACTCACTGAATTTGCAGCAATTGTTGCCTGTTAGAAATTACTCACCCGACGCTAAATTGCCCCCTCACATTTCGCCGTTTGAG GAGAaggaaaatgatgatattcTGGAAATTGATCCTCTATCCAAGAGCATGCTGCCAAAGAAATATAGAAGATTGGTGTCCAAAGTTGAACACAGGCAGCAGCGTGCGTCTGCATCTAACgatattaaaattggcTAA
- a CDS encoding DNA repair protein RAD51 (overlaps_old_locusTagID:BBM_III02410): protein MCHEDKHGSDELATTTAAETVVCEGFATGAQKLECLLSKGLLVRDIDILREAGYSTLECVAYAPTKTLLSIKGFSEQKVDKLKQACKELCHLGFCSANEYLEARENLIKFTTGSVQLDQLLQGGVETGNITEIFGEFRTGKTQLCHTLAVTCQLPVECSGGEGKCLWIDTEGTFRPERIVAIAKRFGLSPSDCLDNIAYAKAYNCEHQLELLVEATAMMAESRFALVIVDSATALYRSEYLGRGELANRQMHLCQFLRSLQRIADTFGVACVISNQVVCKVGDMSSMFGGNDKLPIGGNIIAHASQTRLFLRKGKGDSRICKIYDSPSLPEGEAIFCISQGGIKDCDDKSLHSS from the exons ATGTGCCACGAGGATAAGCATGGGTCGGATGAATTGGCCACGACAACAGCCGCCGAGACTGTGGTCTGCGAGGGTTTTGCTACAGGGGCTCAAAAGTTGGAATGTTTGCTGTCAAAAGGGTTGCTGGTTCGGGACATAGATATACTAAGGGAGG CTGGATATTCTACATTGGAGTGTGTAGCATATGCTCCTACCAAGACTTTGCTCTCAATAAAGGGATTTAGTGAGCAGAAGGTTGATAAGCTGAAACAAGCTTGTAAGGAGTTATGTCATCTGGGATTTTGTTCGGCAAACGAATATCTCGAAGCTAGGGAGAATCtgatcaaatttacaacagGTTCGGTGCAATTGGACCAATTGCTTCAGGGCGGGGTGGAGACTGGTAATATTACCGAAATTTTTGGCGAGTTTAGAACTGGGAAAACTCAGCTCTGTCACACATTAGCG gTGACATGTCAGTTGCCTGTGGAGTGCAGTGGAGGGGAGGGAAAGTGTTTGTGGATCGATACAGAGGGGACTTTTAGGCCTGAGAGAATTGTTGCAATAGCTAAGCGGTTTGGATTGTCGCCATCTGATTGTCTTGACAACATTGCCTATGCCAAGGCATACAATTGTG AACACCAATTGGAGTTGCTAGTTGAGGCAACGGCTATGATGGCTGAGTCCAGATTTGCCCTGGTGATCGTAGATTCTGCCACTGCTCTTTATAGGTCAGAATATTTAGGTCGCGGTGAACTGGCTAATAGGCAAATGCATTTGTGTCAATTTCTGCGCAGTTTGCAGCGAATAGCTGATACTTTTGGCGTCGCTTGTGTCATTTCCAACCAAGTGGTTTGCAAGGTTGGAGACATGTCGTCAATGTTCGGAG GAAATGACAAATTGCCTATTGGTGGGAATATAATAGCGCATGCCAGCCAGACAAGGCTATTCCTACGCAAGGGAAAGGGGGATTCTAGAATCTGTAAGATATACGATTCTCCCTCACTCCCAGAGGGTGAAGCCATCTTCTGCATTTCTCAGGGCGGAATCAAGGATTGCGATGATAAGAGCTTGCACTCATCCTAA